Proteins from a single region of Streptomyces spinoverrucosus:
- a CDS encoding S1 family peptidase, protein MRRRTIRALARPLVLAAAAAAIPLVTPTTAAADGIVVGGFPIDSADSPWTVALASRDRFGGTRSGQFCGAVAVGRTTVLTAAHCLGEDVLGTSPGKVRDLKVVTGRTDLRSADGQEISVRETWVNPAYDGVSNAGDFAVLTLAENLPDKAVIAMAAAGDPAYAAETAATVYGWGDVTGAGDYPYHLRAASVRVLPDALCEQAYPGSADGTYRADSMLCAGERVGGRDACQGDSGGPLVAQGRLIGLVSWGSGCGRPGSPGVYTRVSDVIRKLGWDRPT, encoded by the coding sequence ATGCGTCGTCGCACTATACGGGCGCTGGCCCGGCCGCTGGTCCTGGCGGCCGCAGCGGCCGCGATACCGCTGGTCACCCCCACCACCGCCGCCGCGGACGGCATCGTCGTCGGCGGCTTCCCGATCGACTCCGCCGACAGTCCCTGGACGGTGGCGTTGGCCAGCCGTGACCGGTTCGGAGGTACGAGGTCGGGGCAGTTCTGCGGTGCGGTCGCGGTGGGCCGGACCACAGTCCTGACCGCTGCGCACTGCCTGGGCGAGGACGTCCTGGGGACGTCGCCGGGCAAGGTACGCGATCTCAAAGTCGTCACGGGCCGCACGGATCTGCGCTCGGCCGACGGCCAGGAGATCTCCGTCCGCGAGACATGGGTCAATCCCGCATACGACGGCGTCAGCAACGCCGGGGACTTCGCGGTGCTCACCCTCGCCGAGAACCTTCCGGACAAGGCCGTGATCGCAATGGCCGCGGCGGGCGATCCCGCGTACGCGGCGGAAACGGCTGCCACGGTCTACGGCTGGGGCGATGTCACCGGCGCCGGCGACTACCCGTACCACCTGCGGGCGGCAAGCGTGCGCGTACTGCCGGACGCGCTCTGCGAGCAGGCGTATCCGGGCAGTGCCGACGGCACGTATCGCGCGGACTCCATGCTGTGCGCGGGGGAGCGGGTGGGGGGCCGGGACGCCTGCCAAGGGGACAGCGGAGGCCCGCTGGTCGCCCAGGGGCGGCTGATCGGCCTCGTGTCCTGGGGGAGCGGCTGCGGGCGCCCTGGCAGCCCGGGCGTCTACACGCGTGTGTCCGACGTCATCCGGAAGCTGGGCTGGGACCGCCCCACATGA
- a CDS encoding DUF7455 domain-containing protein, whose translation MTTVLTPASPLTAADRCDRCGAQAYLRVVLLSGGELLFCAHHGRKFEPELKKIAAEIQDETERLTAVPNTASEEER comes from the coding sequence GTGACTACTGTTCTGACCCCCGCGAGCCCGCTGACGGCCGCTGATCGCTGCGACCGCTGCGGCGCCCAGGCATACCTGCGCGTCGTCCTGCTCAGCGGCGGAGAGCTGCTCTTCTGCGCGCACCATGGCCGCAAGTTCGAGCCGGAACTCAAGAAGATCGCCGCTGAGATACAGGACGAGACGGAGCGGCTGACGGCCGTTCCCAACACCGCTTCCGAAGAAGAGCGCTGA